A region of Jonquetella anthropi DSM 22815 DNA encodes the following proteins:
- the rpmG gene encoding 50S ribosomal protein L33: protein MADQIGLTCTECKNRNYVTTVNKKNLGGKLQLNKFCPKCHKHTLHKESK from the coding sequence ATGGCCGACCAGATCGGACTGACCTGCACGGAGTGCAAAAACCGCAACTATGTGACCACAGTCAACAAGAAGAACCTCGGCGGGAAGCTTCAGCTGAACAAGTTCTGCCCCAAGTGCCACAAGCACACCTTGCACAAAGAAAGCAAATAG
- the tuf gene encoding elongation factor Tu — protein sequence MAKAHYERSKPHLNIGTIGHIDHGKTTLTAAISHVLSQAGYAEEMHFDQIDKAPEEKERGITINISHIEYTTDKRHYAHIDCPGHADYIKNMITGAAQMDGAILVVSAADGPMPQTREHVLLARQVNVPALVVFMNKVDMVDDEELLDLVEMEVRELLDKYQFPGDEVPIIRGSALKALEEGDGSRDNKWSKAIWELLDACDSYFPDPVRETDKPFLMPIEDVFTITGRGTVVTGRVESGIIKAGEEVEIVGIKDTRKVVVTSLEMFRKILDDAEAGDNVGALLRGVDKDEVERGQVLAKPGSIKPHTKFKSEVYVLKKEEGGRHTPFFKGYKPQFYFRTTDVTGSIKLPDGVEMVMPGDNATFEVELICPIAMSEGLRFAIREGGHTVGAGVVSEILE from the coding sequence ATGGCAAAGGCACATTACGAGCGGTCAAAGCCGCACCTTAACATTGGTACGATTGGGCACATCGACCACGGCAAGACGACGCTGACGGCGGCGATTTCGCACGTGCTGTCGCAGGCTGGCTACGCAGAGGAAATGCATTTTGACCAGATCGACAAGGCGCCGGAAGAGAAAGAGCGCGGCATCACGATCAACATCTCTCACATCGAGTACACCACGGACAAGCGCCACTACGCCCATATCGACTGCCCGGGACATGCCGACTACATCAAGAACATGATCACCGGCGCAGCGCAGATGGACGGCGCGATTCTGGTCGTCTCGGCCGCTGATGGCCCCATGCCCCAGACCCGTGAGCACGTGCTTCTGGCCCGTCAGGTCAACGTGCCGGCGCTGGTCGTCTTCATGAACAAAGTTGACATGGTAGACGACGAAGAACTGCTCGACCTGGTCGAGATGGAAGTCCGGGAACTGCTGGACAAATACCAGTTCCCTGGCGACGAAGTCCCGATCATCCGCGGCTCCGCGCTGAAGGCGCTCGAAGAGGGCGACGGCAGCCGGGACAACAAGTGGAGCAAAGCGATTTGGGAGCTGCTTGACGCGTGCGACAGCTACTTCCCGGATCCGGTGCGCGAGACCGACAAGCCCTTCCTGATGCCGATTGAAGACGTATTCACCATCACCGGCCGCGGCACGGTTGTTACCGGCCGAGTCGAGAGCGGAATCATCAAAGCCGGCGAAGAAGTAGAAATCGTCGGGATCAAGGACACGCGGAAAGTCGTTGTCACCAGCCTTGAAATGTTCCGGAAGATCCTTGACGACGCGGAAGCGGGCGACAACGTTGGAGCGCTACTTCGCGGCGTAGACAAGGACGAAGTGGAACGCGGCCAGGTCTTGGCGAAGCCGGGCAGCATCAAGCCGCACACGAAGTTCAAGAGCGAAGTGTACGTCTTGAAGAAAGAAGAGGGCGGGCGCCACACGCCGTTCTTCAAGGGCTACAAGCCGCAGTTCTACTTCCGCACGACGGACGTGACCGGATCGATCAAGCTTCCTGACGGAGTGGAAATGGTCATGCCTGGAGACAACGCGACGTTTGAAGTGGAACTGATCTGCCCGATTGCAATGAGCGAAGGCCTTCGTTTTGCAATTCGCGAAGGCGGCCACACCGTCGGAGCCGGCGTCGTTTCCGAGATTCTCGAGTAA
- a CDS encoding MATE family efflux transporter → MSRRWVQLVVRYGAPSILSMWVFTLYTMADGFFVGRYVGTVGLAAVSMSMPLINAMFAVGVMIGMGGSTLAGICYGAGRNDSGDVIYSRSILMSLASGALFGAVLFAGGGSIARLLGADQALSPLVAEYLTTLAPFSLFFMTGYGLEAFTKIDGAPSWPVVCVTVGGLANVFLDYVTVALWGWGLYGAALATGVSQLVSFLLILGRLSFFARRVNLRPVRLKLRPCFEVLRSGFPEFLNELSIGLTALLFNFILMRRIGSEGVAVFGVVYYVSSLVSMTFVGLGQGVAPLLSLSLGKNDRQALRNLFSVACCGAALGALAFGLFTQLNASAIVGLFITDGSTGMASWALRLYGTAFFISGGNILIGTYFTAIHRPKLASAVTLLRGFGFVSLALCSLPLVMGAVGIWLAVPLSEAATLVVSLLLYRFFGQPDSAQEELQPVLSDLSVQRG, encoded by the coding sequence ATGAGCCGTCGTTGGGTTCAGTTGGTCGTTCGGTATGGCGCGCCGTCAATTCTGTCTATGTGGGTGTTCACGCTTTATACTATGGCGGATGGTTTTTTTGTCGGACGGTATGTTGGGACTGTAGGACTAGCAGCAGTCAGCATGAGCATGCCGTTAATCAACGCGATGTTCGCTGTGGGCGTGATGATCGGCATGGGCGGCTCGACGCTCGCGGGCATTTGTTACGGGGCTGGAAGAAACGATTCCGGCGATGTGATTTACTCCCGTTCGATTTTAATGTCCCTCGCGTCGGGGGCTCTGTTCGGCGCCGTGCTGTTTGCTGGCGGCGGGAGCATTGCCCGGCTGCTTGGCGCAGATCAGGCCTTGTCGCCGTTAGTCGCCGAGTACTTGACGACCCTCGCACCGTTCAGTCTGTTCTTCATGACCGGGTACGGCCTAGAGGCGTTCACAAAAATTGACGGCGCCCCGTCCTGGCCTGTGGTGTGCGTGACGGTTGGAGGACTGGCAAACGTCTTTCTCGACTACGTGACCGTGGCTCTGTGGGGCTGGGGGCTGTACGGCGCGGCTCTGGCAACTGGCGTATCCCAGCTGGTGAGCTTCCTGCTTATTTTGGGGCGGCTGTCCTTTTTTGCCCGCCGGGTGAACCTGCGTCCTGTGCGGCTGAAGCTGCGTCCGTGCTTTGAAGTGCTGCGCAGCGGTTTCCCCGAGTTCCTGAACGAGCTTTCAATTGGCCTGACGGCGCTGCTTTTCAACTTCATTCTCATGCGTCGGATTGGCAGCGAGGGCGTGGCCGTGTTCGGCGTGGTGTATTACGTCTCGTCGCTGGTCAGTATGACGTTTGTCGGGCTGGGGCAGGGGGTTGCGCCACTGCTCAGCCTGAGCTTGGGCAAGAATGACCGGCAGGCGCTCAGGAATTTATTTTCAGTGGCCTGCTGCGGAGCGGCGCTCGGCGCCTTGGCTTTTGGGCTGTTCACTCAGCTGAACGCTTCGGCGATCGTCGGGCTCTTTATCACCGACGGTTCGACGGGGATGGCGTCTTGGGCGCTGCGTCTGTACGGGACGGCGTTTTTCATCTCCGGCGGCAACATCCTGATCGGGACGTACTTCACGGCGATTCATCGACCCAAGCTGGCGTCGGCCGTGACGCTGCTGCGGGGGTTCGGTTTTGTGTCCCTTGCGCTGTGCTCCCTGCCTCTTGTCATGGGGGCGGTGGGCATTTGGCTGGCAGTGCCCCTCTCTGAGGCGGCGACGCTGGTCGTTTCGCTCCTGCTGTATCGCTTCTTCGGTCAGCCCGATTCGGCACAGGAGGAACTTCAGCCGGTCCTGTCCGATCTGTCGGTACAGCGAGGCTAG
- a CDS encoding diaminopimelate epimerase, translated as MKVDFVKVNPAGNVTIFVTSFVPVELQPAVAKELMSSDHVGGEQVGFVSGRRLRMAGGEFCGNTTRSLAALWAFAEGTTGPAQYTVDVSGVTSPIQVTVQAEGMPGVFRADVLMPQPLGQDEVSLEGYAAFRVDFGGIVHYVVEGAPDEKVISAARTQMGYGRWDAFGVMFLQGDRLDPYVEVNGVSGMWENSCASGSSAVACLLQSRTPKGRASLRQPGGTLSVSWDGRGVLLSGPVAIVARGEAFLSELSWEEAG; from the coding sequence GTGAAGGTCGATTTCGTGAAGGTCAACCCGGCGGGAAACGTGACGATTTTCGTGACGTCGTTTGTTCCCGTAGAGCTCCAGCCGGCAGTTGCCAAGGAATTGATGAGCTCCGACCACGTGGGCGGAGAGCAGGTAGGGTTCGTGTCAGGACGCCGGCTCAGAATGGCTGGTGGGGAGTTCTGCGGCAACACGACCCGGTCCCTTGCAGCGCTTTGGGCGTTTGCAGAGGGGACAACCGGCCCAGCTCAGTATACCGTTGACGTTTCAGGCGTCACCAGTCCGATTCAGGTGACTGTGCAGGCCGAGGGCATGCCAGGAGTCTTTCGCGCGGACGTCTTAATGCCCCAGCCGCTGGGCCAAGACGAGGTGAGTCTTGAGGGGTACGCGGCCTTTCGAGTCGATTTCGGCGGTATCGTCCATTATGTGGTCGAGGGCGCTCCTGATGAAAAGGTCATCTCTGCCGCGCGAACGCAAATGGGGTACGGCAGGTGGGACGCGTTCGGCGTGATGTTCCTTCAAGGCGACCGGCTTGATCCGTACGTGGAGGTGAACGGGGTGAGCGGCATGTGGGAGAACAGCTGCGCTTCCGGTTCCTCTGCAGTGGCCTGTCTGCTGCAGTCGAGGACGCCGAAAGGCCGGGCGTCTTTGAGGCAGCCAGGCGGGACGCTGTCGGTCTCTTGGGACGGCCGCGGGGTTCTCCTTAGCGGACCTGTTGCCATCGTGGCCCGAGGCGAGGCCTTTCTGTCCGAATTGAGCTGGGAAGAAGCCGGCTGA
- a CDS encoding cupin domain-containing protein: protein MKRFALVLCLALCAASPAAAEIYHMSALPLTVRENVAGGKGNLLVKYAFVRKDAPAENSIKEMGYMVLLPGDSIGVHQHDGTEDCYLIASGRGVFTDDDKTYDVSAGDMTVCRSGHKHGLANTGDVPLTFFAVLGSKGDTRK from the coding sequence ATGAAGCGTTTTGCACTCGTCCTGTGTCTGGCTCTTTGTGCCGCGTCTCCGGCGGCGGCGGAAATTTACCACATGTCAGCCCTGCCGCTGACCGTGCGCGAGAACGTTGCCGGGGGCAAAGGCAACCTGCTGGTCAAATACGCCTTCGTCCGCAAGGACGCGCCGGCAGAAAATTCCATCAAGGAAATGGGCTACATGGTTCTGCTTCCCGGCGACTCGATCGGCGTCCATCAACACGACGGCACCGAGGACTGCTACCTGATCGCCTCAGGACGCGGCGTCTTCACCGACGACGACAAGACGTATGACGTCTCTGCCGGCGATATGACCGTCTGCCGCAGCGGCCACAAACACGGGCTGGCCAACACGGGCGACGTGCCCCTCACGTTCTTCGCCGTTCTCGGCTCCAAAGGCGACACGAGAAAATAA